Proteins encoded in a region of the Gemmobacter sp. 24YEA27 genome:
- a CDS encoding ABC transporter ATP-binding protein: MSAVTPVGLRFDHVSHGYDIGGALLPVLEDVSLDIAPGEFVALLGPSGCGKSTLLRLAAGLELPRAGEALAGGAAITGPGPERILVFQEATLFPWRTVRRNVEAGPEARGELAAKQARVDEALRLVGLEAFGAAYPHQLSGGMAQRAAIARALVNDPRLLLLDEPLGKLDSLTRLNLQKDLIRLWQDRGFTALLVTHDVEEALLLADRVVLFSPRPARIIEELRVDRPHPRRRDDPVLIALRTRLLASLGVLEDV; this comes from the coding sequence TGTCACCCCCGTCGGGCTGCGCTTCGACCATGTCTCGCATGGGTATGATATCGGCGGCGCGCTGTTGCCGGTGCTGGAGGATGTATCCCTCGACATAGCGCCCGGCGAATTCGTCGCATTGCTGGGCCCATCCGGCTGCGGCAAGTCTACCCTTCTGCGGCTTGCGGCCGGGCTGGAACTGCCGCGCGCGGGTGAGGCGCTGGCCGGCGGCGCGGCGATCACCGGCCCTGGCCCCGAACGCATCCTCGTCTTTCAGGAAGCCACCCTTTTCCCCTGGCGCACCGTGCGCCGCAATGTCGAAGCCGGCCCCGAAGCGCGCGGCGAGCTGGCCGCAAAGCAGGCCCGCGTCGATGAGGCGCTGCGTCTCGTCGGCCTTGAGGCTTTCGGCGCGGCCTACCCGCATCAGCTGTCCGGCGGCATGGCGCAGCGCGCCGCGATTGCCCGCGCGCTGGTCAATGACCCGCGCCTCTTGTTGCTGGATGAACCGCTGGGCAAACTTGACAGCCTGACACGGCTCAATCTGCAAAAGGATCTGATCCGCCTCTGGCAGGATCGTGGCTTTACCGCCCTTCTCGTCACCCATGATGTTGAAGAGGCGCTGTTGCTTGCCGATCGGGTGGTGCTGTTCTCGCCGCGCCCGGCCCGCATCATCGAGGAACTGCGGGTTGACCGCCCGCATCCCCGCCGCCGCGATGACCCCGTGCTGATTGCGCTGAGAACGCGGCTTCTTGCCAGCCTCGGAGTTCTGGAGGATGTCTGA